The Anguilla anguilla isolate fAngAng1 chromosome 4, fAngAng1.pri, whole genome shotgun sequence genome has a window encoding:
- the tmem165 gene encoding transmembrane protein 165, translated as MLSLATRMMRSGVILALVLVALCSDGAAGIQEERKPEPEQPPQEKAPSVHPIGPVQSEGDPGNGNLGFIHGFLAAISVIIVSELGDKTFFIAAIMAMRYNRLTVLAGAMLALGVMTCLSVLFGYATTIIPRIYTYYVSTALFAIFGVRMLREGLRMSPDEGQEELEEVQAEIKKKDEELQRAKLLNGAADVEAGSGTMAPQRKWQGFISPVFIQALSLTFLAEWGDRSQLTTIVLAAREDPFGVAVGGTLGHCLCTGLAVIGGRMIAQKISVRTVTIIGGVVFLAFAFSALFIKPDAGF; from the exons ATGCTTTCCCTGGCCACCAGAATGATGCGGAGCGGTGTGATTTTGGCCCTGGTGCTGGTCGCCTTGTGTTCGGACGGAGCTGCGGGCATCCAAGAGGAGCGGAAGCCGGAACCCGAACAGCCGCCGCAAGAG AAAGCCCCCTCGGTGCACCCCATTGGGCCAGTGCAGAGTGAGGGGGACCCCGGTAACGGGAACCTGGGGTTCATCCACGGCTTCCTGGCTGCCATCTCCGTCATCATTGTGTCTGAGCTGGGTGACAAGACCTTCTTCATCGCTGCCATAATGGCTATGCGCTACAACCGGCTGACTGTGCTGGCGGGCGCCATGTTGGCTCTCGGGGTCATGACCTGTCTGTCCG TCCTGTTTGGCTACGCCACCACCATCATCCCGCGAATCTACACCTACTACGTTTCCACGGCGCTGTTCGCCATCTTCGGCGTGCGCATGCTGAGGGAGGGGCTGCGCATGAGTCCGGACGAGGgccaggaggagctggaggaggtgcaggcCGAGATCAAGAAGAAGGACGAGGAG ctccAGAGGGCGAAGCTTTTGAATGGAGCGGCCGATGTGGAAGCGGGGTCAGGCACCATGGCGCCTCAGAGGAAGTGGCAGGGCTTTATCTCTCCGGTCTTCATCCAGGCGCTCTCCCTTACCTTCCTCGCTGAGTGGGGAGACCGCTCCCAGCTCACCACCATCGTCCTGGCCGCCAGAGAG GACCCATTTGGAGTGGCAGTGGGCGGGACTCTCGGACACTGCCTGTGTACAGGGCtagctgtgattggtggaagaATGATCGCTCAGAAAATATCAGTCAGAACAG TTACGATCATTGGGGGCGTGGTCTTCCTGGCCTTTGCCTTCTCAGCCTTGTTCATCAAGCCAGATGCTGGGTTCTGA
- the srd5a3 gene encoding polyprenol reductase isoform X1 — MLNIDTIMLFVGFSAVDFTWLLLSLIFLLAFSLHVFLFHSSAKFTQSRSFQLFQDLIRYGKTKNSQRPAYVRVFDVPKRWFSHFYMVSVVWNGLLITLSLRTSLLGSDLPLWLSNTLGFLTDSSAAAWKGVPLSTALAQMLLWVHSARRLQECAQVSVFSGSVIHAAQYAFGLGYYVLLGLTVLCVGGPHLQEGTPASLTQLQWCHAAGILLFLWGSLHQHRCLRLLAHLRTGASGEVQTLEHKVPCGDWFELVSCPHYFAELVIYVSLAIVTGGRVLTWWLVVLYVLFNQALAAQLCHEFYRRKFEHYPKQRKAFIPFLF; from the exons ATGTTAAACATTGACACTATCATGCTATTTGTAGGATTTAGTGCAGTTGACTTTACATGGTTATTATTATCGCTGATTTTCTTACTCGCATTTTCTTTACACGTGTTTCTTTTTCACTCTTCCGCCAAATTTACACAATCTCGTTCGTTTCAGCTGTTTCAGGATCTGATCAGATACGGAAAAACCAAGAATTCACAGCGTCCAGCCTATGTGCGGGTTTTTGACGTTCCCAAAAG ATGGTTCTCTCATTTTTACATGGTTTCGGTCGTGTGGAACGGCTTGTTAATCACGCTGTCCCTGCGAACTTCCCTCCTGGGATCGGACCTACCGCTATGGCTTAGCAACACGCTAGGATTCCTGACCGACAGTTCCGCAGCGGCGTGGAAAG GAGTCCCGTTGTCTACTGCACTTGCGCAGATGCTGCTCTGGGTGCACTCGGCCAGGAGGCTTCAGGAATGCGCGCAGGTCAGTGTCTTCTCCGGAAGTGTCATACACGCCGCGCAGTACGCCTTCGGTCTGGGGTACTACGTCCTGCTGGGCCTGACGGTTTTGTGCGTGGGCGGCCCGCACCTGCAGGAAG GGACGCCTGCATCGCTGACCCAGCTCCAGTGGTGTCATGCTGCTGGAATCCTGCTCTTCCTTTGGGGCTCGCTGCACCAGCATCGCTGTCTGCGGCTGCTGGCACACCTGCGCACCGGAGCTTCAG GTGAGGTTCAGACGCTGGAGCATAAGGTTCCCTGTggagactggtttgagctggtGTCCTGCCCGCACTACTTTGCAGAGCTGGTGATCTACGTGTCCCTCGCCATCGTTACTGGCGGCCGTGTGCTCACCTGGTGGCTCGTGGTCCTGTACGTGCTCTTCAATCAAGCCCTGGCTGCGCAGCTGTGTCACGAGTTTTATCGCAGGAAGTTTGAACACTACCCTAAGCAGCGCAAGGCCTTcattccatttctgttttaG
- the srd5a3 gene encoding polyprenol reductase isoform X2, producing MLNIDTIMLFVGFSAVDFTWLLLSLIFLLAFSLHVFLFHSSAKFTQSRSFQLFQDLIRYGKTKNSQRPAYVRVFDVPKRWFSHFYMVSVVWNGLLITLSLRTSLLGSDLPLWLSNTLGFLTDSSAAAWKGVPLSTALAQMLLWVHSARRLQECAQVSVFSGSVIHAAQYAFGLGYYVLLGLTVLCVGGPHLQEGTPASLTQLQWCHAAGILLFLWGSLHQHRCLRLLAHLRTGASELVIYVSLAIVTGGRVLTWWLVVLYVLFNQALAAQLCHEFYRRKFEHYPKQRKAFIPFLF from the exons ATGTTAAACATTGACACTATCATGCTATTTGTAGGATTTAGTGCAGTTGACTTTACATGGTTATTATTATCGCTGATTTTCTTACTCGCATTTTCTTTACACGTGTTTCTTTTTCACTCTTCCGCCAAATTTACACAATCTCGTTCGTTTCAGCTGTTTCAGGATCTGATCAGATACGGAAAAACCAAGAATTCACAGCGTCCAGCCTATGTGCGGGTTTTTGACGTTCCCAAAAG ATGGTTCTCTCATTTTTACATGGTTTCGGTCGTGTGGAACGGCTTGTTAATCACGCTGTCCCTGCGAACTTCCCTCCTGGGATCGGACCTACCGCTATGGCTTAGCAACACGCTAGGATTCCTGACCGACAGTTCCGCAGCGGCGTGGAAAG GAGTCCCGTTGTCTACTGCACTTGCGCAGATGCTGCTCTGGGTGCACTCGGCCAGGAGGCTTCAGGAATGCGCGCAGGTCAGTGTCTTCTCCGGAAGTGTCATACACGCCGCGCAGTACGCCTTCGGTCTGGGGTACTACGTCCTGCTGGGCCTGACGGTTTTGTGCGTGGGCGGCCCGCACCTGCAGGAAG GGACGCCTGCATCGCTGACCCAGCTCCAGTGGTGTCATGCTGCTGGAATCCTGCTCTTCCTTTGGGGCTCGCTGCACCAGCATCGCTGTCTGCGGCTGCTGGCACACCTGCGCACCGGAGCTTCAG AGCTGGTGATCTACGTGTCCCTCGCCATCGTTACTGGCGGCCGTGTGCTCACCTGGTGGCTCGTGGTCCTGTACGTGCTCTTCAATCAAGCCCTGGCTGCGCAGCTGTGTCACGAGTTTTATCGCAGGAAGTTTGAACACTACCCTAAGCAGCGCAAGGCCTTcattccatttctgttttaG
- the srd5a3 gene encoding polyprenol reductase isoform X3: protein MVSVVWNGLLITLSLRTSLLGSDLPLWLSNTLGFLTDSSAAAWKGVPLSTALAQMLLWVHSARRLQECAQVSVFSGSVIHAAQYAFGLGYYVLLGLTVLCVGGPHLQEGTPASLTQLQWCHAAGILLFLWGSLHQHRCLRLLAHLRTGASGEVQTLEHKVPCGDWFELVSCPHYFAELVIYVSLAIVTGGRVLTWWLVVLYVLFNQALAAQLCHEFYRRKFEHYPKQRKAFIPFLF from the exons ATGGTTTCGGTCGTGTGGAACGGCTTGTTAATCACGCTGTCCCTGCGAACTTCCCTCCTGGGATCGGACCTACCGCTATGGCTTAGCAACACGCTAGGATTCCTGACCGACAGTTCCGCAGCGGCGTGGAAAG GAGTCCCGTTGTCTACTGCACTTGCGCAGATGCTGCTCTGGGTGCACTCGGCCAGGAGGCTTCAGGAATGCGCGCAGGTCAGTGTCTTCTCCGGAAGTGTCATACACGCCGCGCAGTACGCCTTCGGTCTGGGGTACTACGTCCTGCTGGGCCTGACGGTTTTGTGCGTGGGCGGCCCGCACCTGCAGGAAG GGACGCCTGCATCGCTGACCCAGCTCCAGTGGTGTCATGCTGCTGGAATCCTGCTCTTCCTTTGGGGCTCGCTGCACCAGCATCGCTGTCTGCGGCTGCTGGCACACCTGCGCACCGGAGCTTCAG GTGAGGTTCAGACGCTGGAGCATAAGGTTCCCTGTggagactggtttgagctggtGTCCTGCCCGCACTACTTTGCAGAGCTGGTGATCTACGTGTCCCTCGCCATCGTTACTGGCGGCCGTGTGCTCACCTGGTGGCTCGTGGTCCTGTACGTGCTCTTCAATCAAGCCCTGGCTGCGCAGCTGTGTCACGAGTTTTATCGCAGGAAGTTTGAACACTACCCTAAGCAGCGCAAGGCCTTcattccatttctgttttaG